In Canis aureus isolate CA01 chromosome 6, VMU_Caureus_v.1.0, whole genome shotgun sequence, one genomic interval encodes:
- the KCNN3 gene encoding small conductance calcium-activated potassium channel protein 3 isoform X5 — protein sequence MPTGVPSACRRYHDQQDVTSNFLGAMWLISITFLSIGYGDMVPHTYCGKGVCLLTGIMGAGCTALVVAVVARKLELTKAEKHVHNFMMDTQLTKRIKNAAANVLRETWLIYKHTKLLKKIDHAKVRKHQRKFLQAIHQLRSVKMEQRKLSDQANTLVDLSKMQNVMYDLISELNDRSEDLEKQIGSLESKLEHLAAGFSSLPLLIADALRQQQQLLSAIAEARGGAAGTTHTPPASDSPLGVSSTSFPTPYTSSSSC from the exons GTACCACGACCAGCAGGACGTCACCAGCAACTTCCTGGGCGCCATGTGGCTCATCTCCATCACATTCCTGTCCATTGGTTACGGGGACATGGTGCCCCACACGTACTGCGGGAAGGGCGTCTGTCTGCTCACGGGCATCATG GGTGCAGGCTGCACTGCCCTcgtggtggcagtggtggcccGGAAGCTGGAACTCACCAAAGCAGAGAAGCACGTTCACAACTTCATGATGGACACTCAGCTCACCAAACGG ATCAAGAATGCAGCGGCCAATGTCCTGCGGGAAACGTGGCTCATCTACAAACACACAAAGCTGCTAAAGAAGATTGACCATGCCAAGGTTAGGAAGCACCAGAGAAAGTTCCTCCAGGCCATTCACCA ACTGAGGAGCGTCAAGATGGAGCAGAGGAAGCTGAGTGATCAAGCCAACACCCTGGTGGACCTTTCCAAG ATGCAGAATGTCATGTATGACCTGATCTCAGAGCTCAACGACCGGAGTGAAGACCTGGAGAAACAGATCGGCAGCCTGGAGTCCAAGCTGGAGCACCTGGCGGCCGGCTTCAGTTCCTTGCCACTCCTCATTGCCGACGCCCTgcgccagcagcagcagctcctgtcTGCCATTGCCGAGGCCAGGGGCGGTGCGGCGGGCACCACCCACACACCCCCGGCCTCTGACAGCCCCCTCGGGGTCAGCTCCACCTCCTTCCCTACCCCATACACAAGTTCAAGCAGTTGCTAA